From Malus sylvestris chromosome 1, drMalSylv7.2, whole genome shotgun sequence:
TGTAGATGATGGCAGCGCCAAGACTTCTTGCTGGGTTGATGCCAGTTCCGGTGACGGGGATGGTGGCCAAGTGCACCAAGAACACGGCGAACCCAATTGGCAACGGAGCCAAAATCTGTTCAAAACCCATTCAAAATTCACAGCCAGTTAATCACCAAACCAAATTAAACgccaacaaaataataaaatcaggAAGTTCAAGCTCAGCTAGGCAAATGATCGGAGACTAAACATGCGTACCGGAACGTGGGAGTCTCTGGCGCTACGCTTAGCGTCAGTGGCGGAGAAAACGGTGTAGACGAGGACAAAGGTGCCGATGATCTCAGCACCAAGTCCTTGACCCTTGGTGTAACCATGGGCAACAGAGTTGGCACCACCGCCCAGCATCTCGAAGGTGGAGCTCTTCTCGAAGCCCTTCACGACGGCGGCACCGGCGATAGCTCCGAGGGTCTGCATAACTATGTAGAACAACGCCCTGGTCAGCGACAGCTTCCTGGCCAAAAACAGCCCGAAAGTCACCGCCGGGTTTATGTGACCACCTGAGATATAAACAATAAGATCAACCCCGTTAATCAagatttatttataattaagaaTGGATAAATGACACGGCTGCGTTTTATGGGGGGAAATTAATTACCGGAGATGCCGGCGGTGCTGTAGACGAGGGCGAAGATGGTCCCTCCAAAAGCCCAAGCGATTCCTTGAATCCCGACCGTCGTGCACTTCGACTTCGACTTGACAACGCCCATCACCGTCAAGATTGTGATGTAGAGGAACAGGAAAGTGGCGATGAACTCGGCGATCCCGGCCCTGTAGAACGACCATGACGTCAGCTCCCCGGGCTCGAACAGTGGAGCAGGGGGCGGTTCCTTGTAGTCCTTCCCGTCGTCCTGGCTCTGAGCCGACGTCCCGATCGGCTGCCTCTCCGAGTACTTGTTTGCTCCCAGCCTAACATCTTCTTCCTTTCCCTCCATTATCGCTTTAAGTACAAGATCAGACCAAGCAGATATCGAGGTCTCGGTGACTGATGACCGTTGGATCTTTGTGATCTGAGAGTGTGAGGAATGGCTGTGTTATGAGTGGATTACAGGGTGGGACTTATATAGCACAGCGAGCGCCTGAGTTTTGGAAGCTGGTGAAGTGAGGGAGGGTGGTGGCGGGACCCAACGGCtttattaattttgattttatttaacttatttatttttattaccaTGTGAGCGACCAATGATTTTTAACAAGTTGTGGTAATTTTTTGCACATACTCATTAATTTGATATAAAACGACATAATAATAGTAGGCGGTCGTTTAATTCGTCATCTAGTCGGATCATTATCAAGTTACATGTTAATAATTTGTTAACAAATCATGTTGTTATCGAATTAACGGTTAAGAACATGATAAGATAATATGTATGACATGAAAATGATCCATTTGCTAGGTCTAGACATTAGCATGATAATTTTTTCATGACACGTTAAACTAATACGAAACGACGTGGCTTGTTAAGTAATCGGATTGTTATTGTGTCGGCAGTTAACAActgttaaaataataaatttgatACGATATAATTTGTTAAGATAACTAGAAAATGCctagaaaataatacaaaacatgacaaatatgatTCGTTTGTTAGGTCAAATTTTCTAGGCATTTCACGAAAAGTGACGTGTAAATAGGCTAAAGAAAATTAGTAAGTTACTTTCCACGTGGCGCGATTGTGTTCGCAAATTGTATGAGGTACTGCACCGTCCAATCACATCATCTACAGTTAAATAGTGCTTCAGACTGCGTATTTCAATTGATGAGATGAGACAGAACAACGGGTCTATCATTTGAATTTTGGTTTGTTTGACAAATTGTTGTGCCTAACTCTTATTAATGCGTGGGCACGGTTCGGAATGAATCCGTTTGTTTATCAACGTAAGCAAATTAATTGGCAGTGAAGTTATGCAATGCAATTTGTTTTAGTTATAACTAAATTAAGAAGAGATAATAATCAAATCACGATTGAGTCATTTAATCGATTCGATTTATATATAGGTCGCGTTGCATCAAAGCAAACTACTTATAATTTGGTTCGGTTCGTTTGAAAATACTTTCTTAGTGCTAAAATTGAATCAAACACGTGAAATCGGTTTGATTCAACTAGTTTTGTACCTACTCTTTAAGTTAGTTATCCGTGATCGAGCGAGTAACTCTTAATTGTTTATTGCGTTATTATCTGAAGCAAAATTCAACATCTACCATCGTCTATAGTTAAGTTCATACGATAATGTTTGGCTCGTGcttttaattaatcaatttttatgCTAACTGCTAGGTGGCAGCAGGTAAAGAAGCCTTCAATCATTTATCATCTGATGTGTTTGATTCTCTCCATCCATTTAATtatgttatttttattatatataaataatatgaTACCAACCcatgattaattttttcttCGTTCTGCAAAGGCTGCAAACACTCAAAGGATATGAACTGCTGTGTACAAAGACAACTCCTTTTGCTTAAACAACAAATTATCAAGGCTGTAATGGGATCATGGAATTAAATATGCTATAAAAATTATGGTACCGCTCCACTATCACAATATGTGGCCTCGCAGTTTTGCGATGACTTATACGGTCGTTGTGTTGATCTGTTGTGTTTATTATGTTTTTGTTATAAATTCGTACTTGTAATGTTTTGTATGGTAAGACAGTGTTTGTGGTAGCCGTAtagggtttatttttgtttgtttcattaCACAAATTTACTTCAGATCAATTTCTTGGTCACTAGAACTGATGTCCTCGATTGGCAACCTTTGTAATTATTTGTGAAGTTCAATGAAATACCATTCTATCGCTTCGTGTAAAAAGAAAtgctaaaaaaataaataaaaaggctTGCCAATGCATTAGTAATGGAGACTCATAGTTTAGTTTTGTGGTAATCGCAATGACGTTTTTGgataatgaaaaataatgttgCATGTCGTTGTTATATTTAATCATCTCCCATTCTTTATGGGATAATGTTTCCCCCATTTTTTTGTGCCAGAATTCataggttatatatatatatatatatatatatagaatttGGAGGCATCACATGGGGTGGAGCTTCGATGACCTAGCCCGACGGCCCGTCATTTTAACGTTTCAAACTCAAAtacatttagaaaataaaacgaGTATGATTGTATACAAAtgatgataaaaaataaaaataaaaataaaaattcgaaATCGAAAAAACTACAATAGAATGAGGATGTCGTTTGGACCACATGCGCACCATGGCAGTGGCTGGCTAGTCAGCTTCACAAGTGGGCTCTCAAATTAGTACTGgaaaattttcttatttttgccaaaagaaaagaaagacatACTTTTTCTTAAAGCGTATGGCTGAAAAAAGTTATCTTAATTAACATACTATGTATTTTTGTTGTTGCCGATGGGATGCTCTATATCATATAGCTTGAATTGCATCGCGGAAGGTGTCGCGTGGGAGATAAAGCTATGCAATGTCGCGTTATTTAGTGATTTTGTGTAAATTATTTCAGACTTTCATAGCGTAAAATAgtaataaacacacacacacacacactagaCTTTACTCATTAGAATCATCACTATGCAAAAATCCTTACCGTCTTTATCACGTCTTTCATTTTCCTTCTTCAATTTGTTGCAAAGTATCATTAGTACTATGAACCTGGCTTCTTTGCCCTCCTACTTTTCATACACTCTCATTCATttctatttgtgcggtcacggttaagccacgtcaatattttatattactattgttttttatcttattatctttataaaaaaatcaatataaaatattaacgcagcttaactgtgaccgcacaaaatagagGGGATGGGagtgtatgggaagtgggagggcagagaagcctgGTCCTAGTAGTATTAGTCATTTTCAGTGAATGGAAGAATGTGGTGATCGATGTTAGCTAAAGGAACATCAAACAAATTTCGTGTGGGGTATTCCAATATCGCGTAAAAATTGACCTTTTTTAAACTATCGTGGTATTTTGCGTTAAATCGCAAAATCTCTTCCGTGACGCGATATTTCGCGCTACATTACTATGCTCTAAACTACTTCATTTCACGagaattgattaattaatctaATTCATATTTGATGTGAAATTACTAAATTGTCATGCTTAACCTCGCTAcgtagttgtaaaaaaattgatatatttatctTCAAATGAAGACTATGTAGGATGGATAACAATGACACAAGAGACAATTATTCTTTAATCAGaaacataaataatataatCAAATGGCTCAAAATCTTTTAACACATGGTGACAAATCGCTGATTACATATTTTGATTCTTAAATCATGATTAGGTAGCTGCAGCCGCCCGTTGGATTAGGGCCACTACTTTGCTTCTTGCTGATTTGGCAGCACATGGTGTTTTCCGGAGTAAGCTTGACCAGCTACTCTATGCAAACAAATGAATACAAACGACATTAGAGAAAGAAGAGCCGAACACAGAACTTCAGGTCAGTGGCGAAGACAGAAAATCAGATTACAACGATCTTTAGGCTATAGAAAGAAATTAGTCTTtgatgtatatttttttttttgcactcgTATGGAAAATTTTGATCAAACAAGAATGGTGGAGCTTTAAATTTTGTATGAAAAATTTAGTATTGAAATGATTAGATCGTAAGAGACAAATTTAGTATTGAAATGATTAGATCGTAAGAACAAAACTTGTTTATAGacgttgataaaaaaaaaaaaaaaacatattcgAACAAAagtttaagatttaaaatttgatattgcTCTAGACTGTATATGCCTTTGTTTTATATTGACGGGCCAAAAAGAAGGCATGGTTTTAATATGGTAAAAAATAAGGCAAATTATAAggggttttttttcctttcaatttaaaaaaaaaaaatatagaaagtgTTGGAAAAGTGTTGGAGGACTAGAGAGTCCCGAGGCTAGCTGGAGTTGCAAAACCCCACTAACCAATAAACCACATTTTTGTAAAAGCGTGTTGAGAGTACATACAAAAGGTTAAAATTTCAAGAGAAGTCTGGATTAGTAGCATTGGTCTCCACGTGGTTCTGCCACTGCTTAAGACGTTGATGTATTGATTAACTCTTCTAGCTAATTGAGTGATgttgaaaattttcatataaTGAGAATTCATCTATGATAATATCTCAAATCACTAATAAATATCgtgtaaaaaatttaaacacGTAATAATATACCATTGATTATGACCATAACATCTGCTTtagataaaaatataataattataaaactGCTGCAACCAAAAAGGTCAGATGTTCTATCATATTCACTTCATGACACAAAAGATGGAAACAAGTGATTGGGTAATTAGCATGCGACTCAAAAagatatataaaaaagaaaagattacttatTATGACAGATCTTGAAACTTAATTAGACTTTGGTTGCAAGCAACAGACTAATGAATCTCCTTTGTGGCAGACATTATAATCAAAGCATGCAATCATAATTAATCTCAGGTAAACTACAAATAATGAGACTTAGTTGGTCATGTTGGGATATTTTCGATACAAACTTTAGTCTGCCCTCACTCctacaaaatttacatttttatactatTGTTTGGACCTGATATTATGTCTTCGGCTTGTGCAATCAAGGTCATTGGATAAATAGAgttctggaccgttggatgtGAGAGATGCTAGTTATTGTTGGGGATATTTGATCATAATAATTGTCTCTTAATAATGTATTGAATTATCTTCGCACTTTCTTGTTGTTTGGGATTGAAATAACGGTAAAAAATGAGTTAACCCAATTTGAAAAGCCATGAAACTCGGCCCAATAATAATTCCTCTAGCCAATGGGCTTTCAGCCCAAAAGAGGATTGATTTGACAGAGTTCTTATGGAAGTAGGATTGTGAAAGGATTAAGTTTAGACATGGCTCGGTCGAGGTGAACTGAATTTGCCAAGGACGAGAAAGAGCTCTATTTAGATGTGAATAATTCTAAAGATCAAAATTCATTCTTCGTCCGCCCAATCTCAGTTATCAGTTAGTACGCCCGCATTTACAAAAAGaatgtagttagctcatagttACTCGAGCCTGTGCCATGTAAGCTTTGTAATTCTTAAAGTAAAAAAACtatagggaagtgttattgacactccaaaaatctcatcatatactcctcacaagtgtatttttatttccaaatatagaaattAAGAAGTGTAGAATGtgaattttggagtgctaataacaattctcaaaCTATATATTAAGTAATTAGCTAGACATTCGGATCTTTGATTCCCTTTAACAAGCAAGAAACAATATAACTACATAAGCACGAGCcagaaacacaaaaataaaccaATCACATGTACTTAACCAACACAATAATTTACTAGTTTACTTAATATGAGCTATCTATCTCCCTGAGTTGCTATCATATGCATATTTTCACGGAGTTAAATTACAATTTAGAAGTGTTCAAGTATCTTCCTCACATGTAAGTAGCCTTTACTACAGTAGTGAAAATGTGTTAAACTCTTGCATGATGGCTTGAGTTTGAACCCTATCAGTGACTAACCTTACATCTAATGTAAAAAAATCTATCATTTAAcgggaaaaataaataaataaaaaaatcttccTCACTCACTCGTAATCGCTCGTAAATAGGGTTCACAGATCATGAATCATATGACTAGTAGAAAACCAAAACACGCAACTGACCCTGTTGCTCAACCTGTCACTGCAACTTTCATGCAGTCCTCGCTCCAGTCACTCAACGGGAGCTTTCAATCTTTCCATAAGATCCGACCGCTCACCTACACTACACCGACCCGTTATTCCTCAACATATGACTAAACATGCATCAACTAAATCATTCATTGATTTCTTATACAACTCTAAAAATGTATAGGCAATCTAACATGTATTATCATGTGTCTATCTCTCTTTTTCTGCACTGTATAAAGTCGCTCTCCAAGCTAGGTTCTTAAAATGGATGTGCACCGTCAAGTTTACTATTTTATGGGCCTCCTTTGGCATTTCCTGTCTAATCGAACTATTAGGGTTTATTTGCGATGTTCTGTATTGACCTATCGGTCTTGGGATGGCAATTTTAACCGTGAAACCCGATACCCGTGGATAACCGCCCGAATGGATTAGGTTTGGATATGAAAATTCGGGTATGGTTTGGATATGGGGAAAAACCGTGAACTTTATTTGGTTATGGgtttggatatggttatagggGTATCCAATCCATATCCGTACCCGAATCCGAAccgaatattatatatatatatatatatatatatttgatatatattatattttattcaattaattcttaaaaattcaattttgtAACCGGGATTCACTGATTCAGCAGTTGTGTAAAATGACATGATTGTCCATCTCATCTTCAGATCCTACGGTGAGGATGATGAGTTAGATGGGTAGAACTAGAATCATCTTTTTATCATAGGGTTTCAGTCTTTCAGATTAGGACTTGAATCTTCTTTCTTGGGCGCAGCCGCGCAGGTAAGGCCATGCATGCCGCCGATCCTGGCACGggtgagagaaaaagagagtgacagtgagagaaagagaagagagagtggtTGTCCGGATAATAGGGAGAGAAACAGAGAGGGAGGGGTTGGGATGGTGAACAGAAACGATTAAGGTCCCTCGACTCCGGGACTCACTCAGTGTCAGTCCATGAATCACTTTGGATCGTCCGTTCCCTTTTGCGTGTCGGATGAGTGGTTGGATTTCGAAAGCTAAGTTCCTTTTTTTATTGGATTCTTTACTGTTAGCAtatattttcatcatttcagcctTTTTGCTGTGAATTATATCCGGATTTTGTTGCACTGTTTTGTCAGGTTTTGGGGGTTCCTTTATTTGTTTCATTCTCtgtcattttctttcattttgttgaTGCAGCATCTCTCTGTTCTGTGtattgttctttgttttaaggtcagttttttttttttggttggtttTCAGTTCGTTGATCTATGACTCTGTGTTTAGATTTTCGTTCGTGTATGATTAAATGGGTATTGGGTTTTGGTggttgaaaatatgtttttttcttgcttatgcttcttgctcattttcctgggattttttgttttgagttgcAAGGGTAAAGAAAACACTGAAATCTCAGGTTAAATGGGTATTGGGTTTTGGTGGTtgcaaaatatgatttttttttctgcttcagcttcttgctcatttttctgcaatttttgttttttggttgcaaGGGTAAAGAGAATACTAAAATCTTAGAAATCGGTTTTGGCATTTGTGTTAATGCATTTCCATTTTTGGTTTGCAGGATAGGTGGATGCATTGAGACCTAAAAATATTTGCGTGAACATCATAAAGTTTTCTAAGGCTCCAAACGTTGAAGGGTAAGTGTTTTTGAGCtatgttcaattttttattCGATTCTCTACTGTTGGGGATGCATCTCTGATCTCTCCGTTCTGTGtattgttctttgttttaaggtcagtttcttcttcttttttttggttctttttgtGGGGTTTTAGTTCATTAATTTGTGACTCTTGTGTTTAGATTTTTCGTTGGTGTATGATTAAATGGGTattgggttttgcttgttaAATCAATAATTGTCTTCTTGTTTATTGTTATATATTTAGTTTACATGTTAATTGACTCAATTTCAGTATTATACCATGTCTTTGTTTACATATTAATGGATTTGGTTGTGTTTGCAGCAATCAAAATgtctaaaagaaaatttaagtCTCAAGAAGAAACAATATGTACCCCAACTGATTGTAATCTAGCACCTACATTGCATCCAAGTGTTGTGCAACAAGAAATACCAAGTCAAATTGCTCAGCCCAAGATATACCAACTCCAAATGAGGTCGCTAGTGAGATTGAGGAACCTGGGGGTGATGATGGTGAAGGTAATAATTCGAGACTTCGCAGTTTGGTGTGGCAACATTACACAAGAACACTAGTTGATGGGGTGATGAAAGCCATATGTAATTATTGTAGCAAGAAGCTTGGTGGGAACACTGGAAATGGAACCAGCCATTTGAGGCATCATGTGACGATATGTCCACGTCGgagacaaaaaaaattgaagcaaaCACTAACCCAAAAAGTAGGAGATGGGAAAGTAGAGTTGTATACATTTGACCAAGAAAGTGCAAGGAGAGCTCTCGCCCAAATGATAATATTGCATGAGTATCCTCTTTCCATGGTTGAGCATGTTGGATTTAAAAACTTCATGAGTGTTGTCCAACCGTTGTTTAAGGTTGTTTCAAGAAACACAATCAAGAGTGATATCCTCAAAATATATGATTATGAGCGTTTGAAAACAATGCAATTGTTGGATGAAAATAAGAGTAGAATTGCCATAACTACTGATATGTGGACTGCAAGTAATCAGAACAGAGGATTTAGGCTAATAACATCTCATTTTATTGATGACTCTTGGACGTTGCAGAGCCGAATAATAAGGTGATATTTTTAATACTTTAACTTCTATTTAATTGTTGTCTAGCTTTAGATTTATATTTCAAATTGTTTATTGTAACCATCTTCATTGtaattttttcatatttatttatgtgcCTTGTCCGCATACTGCCGAGACACTTTCAGATGTTTTGATGGAGTGCTTGCTAGATTGGAACCTCGATCGTAAGCTTTCTACCCTAACAGTAGATAATTGCACTACAAATGATAAAATGATTGATCTTATTCTTGAAAAACTTTCTGGTAGTTCACTTTTGTTGGGTGGAGGGTTCTTTCACATGCGTTGTTGTGCACATATATTAAACTTAATTCTGAAGGATGGTCTCGAAGTGATTGGTGGTGGTATTGAGAAAATTCGTGAGAGTGTTGTTTATTGGACAACAACacaaaaaagagaggaaaaattTGAGGAAGCAACACGTCAGTTGAAGCTTCCAGGCACTAAGAAAATGGTGCTTGATTGTAAAACTCGGTGGAATTCCACCTTTTTAATGATTTAATCTGCTTTGATTTACAAGGATGTTTTCCCTCGTTTGAAACAACGAGAGTCGCAATATAAGTGTTTGCCTGATGATAAAGATTGGGAGATGGCAAGAGAGATTTGTGAGAAGTTAAAGTTGTTTTATAATGTCTCCGAGTTGTTTTCTGGAACTAAGTACCCTACAGCCAATCTTTATTTTCCAAAGATTTGTGAGATCAGGTTGTCGCTAACTCGGTGGCTTACCTCTAGACGtgatgaaataaaaaatatggcaAGAAGTATGATTGAGAAATTTGATAAATATTGGAGTGTGATTCATGGAATAATGGTTGTCGCTACTGTATTGGATCCAAGATTCAAGATGAGGCTGATTGAGTATTTCTTTCCGCTTATGTATGGGCAATATGCTTCGAATGAaattgataagattcgcaaatATTGTTATGATTTGATAAAAGAGTGTGGATCTAAACATAGTTCTAACATGGGTTATAAGCCATCATTCACTTTATCTCATTTGAATCAATCTGACTTTGAAGAGATGAATCCTTTAATGGATAACTTTGACTTGTTTGTTTCTAGTACTGTAAGTACTGATAATGAAAAGTCAGAATTAGATCACTATTTGGATGAGGCTGTTTTGCCTAGAACATctgattttgatattttggGCTGGTGGAAATCAAATGGGATTAAATATCCTATCTTAAGTGCTTTGGCAAGGGATATATTAGCTATTCCTGTATCTACAGTTGCTTCCGAATCAGCTTTCAGTACTAGTGGGAGATTTGTAAGTCCACACCGTAGTAGACTTCATCCAAAGACATTGGAAGCCTTAATGTGCGCCCAAAATTGGTTGTGGAAAGAAATTCAAGGTACTCCaaagtattaatttattttcatcTTATATTTGTGCTGCTGTGCATGTTCTTTAATCTTAATTTCGAACTTATTTTTCaaacttaattaattagtatgcaTTCAGTTTTTAGAACTAatttaagtcttcaatttcatgtTT
This genomic window contains:
- the LOC126623902 gene encoding aquaporin PIP1-2, which translates into the protein MEGKEEDVRLGANKYSERQPIGTSAQSQDDGKDYKEPPPAPLFEPGELTSWSFYRAGIAEFIATFLFLYITILTVMGVVKSKSKCTTVGIQGIAWAFGGTIFALVYSTAGISGGHINPAVTFGLFLARKLSLTRALFYIVMQTLGAIAGAAVVKGFEKSSTFEMLGGGANSVAHGYTKGQGLGAEIIGTFVLVYTVFSATDAKRSARDSHVPILAPLPIGFAVFLVHLATIPVTGTGINPARSLGAAIIYNKRHAWDDHWIFWVGPFIGAALAALYHVVVIRAIPFKSK